A window of Amaranthus tricolor cultivar Red isolate AtriRed21 chromosome 8, ASM2621246v1, whole genome shotgun sequence genomic DNA:
ccctaagtcataaatatgttccattcatcaatcacactcttacccacaaagattcaatgaaaataacacaaaaatcagCATCACACTCACAAACTTcataaaacttttaattgaaaataagaagaaTCAAATGGGAGAAAAGGAGATGGCTTACAAAGTTCAAACTAGTAAAAACAAAATGGTGAAGAGGTGGATGAAGGTTGCGATGGTTGAAGGGTCCAAATGCAGCCTAACTGCTGACCACGGGCTGCACGACGCAGCCTAGCTACTGGTGGGAAGCGGCGCTGCTGCTACCGTGAGGAGTGAGGGAGAAGGGAAGACATGTCTGGCTGCTGCAGGGGAAGGGAAACGTGGCTTGCTGCTGGTGCTGGTGGTCACGGAGGAGGCAGCAGCTGGTGGTTTTGTGAGCCGTGAGGGAGAAGGGATTGAGAGAAGAGGAGAGGGAAGAGAAGGGAGTGACGGCTTGTTTTGGGGCATCAAGGGTTTCATGCCCTTTTATCatggttgttgttgttgttgttgttgttgttgttgtatctGGATTAATTTTCTCGCGAGgctcaactaagagactcagCTTTGTGTACTCATacgtataaataaaataataatattgattcgAAACTCTCTATTTTAGAGGTCgcgattgtatttttaatataattatatgttaatatttacaTTCGTATATAAAAgggatttattaaaactacttctaaattgatttaatataattataaaaaccctaaaagtcgttaaaatattaattaatgacgtcgggaaatctgagggtgttacatgtttaatttatgttttaattagtatggttttttaattttctttcaatAAAGAAGGTTGTAATTTCGGTAGTAGAATTCTAAAGGGGTTCCATAGAATTCAGAATATGTTTTGTGTAATCACTTGATTGCTTGTAGTCAAGTGAAGGGTCTTTTTCTAGAATTTTCTTATGTTTTGTAAGCCCATATAAAGGCCTTATTTTTGTGAATGAAATAATCCAATTTGAATTTCAATCAAAGCTTTATCTTATGCATTTGTTCTTATACTTGTGATTAAGTATTTTGAATGATTTTCCAACAGTTATTTTTCATCATTGAATAAATTAGTGAGTTTGTAAAGAGTTCCAAACATACTAATTTGTATGATTAATTCGAGTGAGTATTCCTTAAATTAAGAATACACCCTAGCAAAATTAAGTGAGTGTTCCTTGCTTGCACATCCTTAAGTCATAAAACCAGAAAAAGCGTCTTGGAAACGTGTCTCAACCCATTGAAAAATCTTTTCCAGAACATCCTTTGGATCCTGCCTAAAAACCTCGAAACCCCATGTCAAACCCAAAACAATCTTTTCTATTCGATATTATATCCACATAAGTCCCTTAAAATCATTCCATTTTTTATACGTAGACCTACCTTGTTACATTTGAAAAGCcccctttttttttatctaatccCTTTAGATTGTACATCAGTAAGTCATTAACAACCCATGTCACGTAATTTTCCAGTTTTTTTGGGATTTTCATGGGAACATTTTATTCGGTTCTTTCATGGTCTGCCAGGGTCAATTTTAATTGGTAGGGGATCAATCTCCAAGATAACTTTAGGCCAATGCCTCTCTTTGGTGCATGGATTGATGCTTCCTCCATAAGCCCACAAGTAAGCTTCTTTTGTGAAGTTGTTATCAACAAAGGACTCGACATCCATATGCAAGTAACTAATGCACGCAACTGCATGACAACATGGGATTCcccttaaaaaaatttcttacaAGTTCAAGTTTTCTTTTCGATATCACCCCTAAAACAACAATGTAGTGAGAGACCTAGAACAATATAGATGTTGAAGGCATCACTGCAAttttcttgctttttttttctatttcctTTTCTATTAAAGCCTGCACCCTTGGACATAATAAACTCTTGCACTTCTTTAATGCTTCTTCTTTTTCCAAAGCAATCTTCTTCATAAATAGTGTTCTAATATCTTCAAGCATGTCAATCAAGTGTTTAGATCTTGCTTGCACAATGTAGTTATTGAAGGTCTCAACTCTCTATAGTGTTACTAAAATCACATCGCATTTACTTTCTAACTTCACATAATCCCTATAAAACAAGAGTGTATCCATTTTTTTGAAGCCTTCTACAGTCAATTAATTTACCTTTTCAGTGTCTTCGATTGCCTTAGAGAAATCAGCTTTATTATACGTCTTTGCACATCTCCAAAATAACAATTTCATCTCCTCGCCTTTGAAAGTCTTGTACCAATTGGCATATAAATGCCTAGCACAATGCTTATGTTAAGCGTTTGGAACTTTAAGCTTGATAGCCCAAAGTATGCTCTGACAATTGCTAAACCATGTTAATGAACAATGTATAAAATATGTACGGAATGTTACTGATCTGCTAAACTATGTCACTTAATCAAAATTAGATGCTATTGATCTGTTCAAAATGCTACTAATttgtacaaaatcaaaatcaatatgcTATTGATCTCTGTGCAGATTTAAGTGTATAAAATGCTACAAAATGCTACTGAtctatacaaaatcaaaatcaatatgaACTGATCTATGCAAAGATTTAAGTGCATAAAATGCTACCGAATACTACTGATCAGTGTAAAAATTAGTGTACAGATCAGTGTATAAAATAGTGTACTAAATGCTACCGATGTTCAAATCAGTGTATGAATGCACAAAATTAGTGTATTAATGCACAAAATCACTGTATGATAGATTGAAAATCAGTGTATAAAAACAGAATGCAAAATCAAAGTATGAATGTACAAAATCAATGTATAAAATCAAAATGCACAAAATCAAAGTATGAATGCACAAAATTAGTGTATGAAATTAGATTGCACAAAATCAAAGTACCTTGATGTTCATCCGAAATTATTGTCCAATGACTTCCATTGTCTCGTGGGATACATTTCTTTAACTCCAAAAGTAACCATTGCCAAGATTTGTTGTTCTCTTTATTCGGAAGATCTTCACTTAGTAGAAACTCCTCTGACAAATCAATTTCATCCACTTCAACTTCCGAAAGAATATATAATATgaatcttcatcatcattacTAAATTCTTCACCATCCTTATACAATTCACCAAGAGCACTTTTACAAACCCAAGTATTAGACTAATCGAAATGAAAATCTAGCTCATCATCTAATTCATTAAATAAGCTCTTACTGTGGAAAATGGTGTTTTAAGAATCATTCAATAAAGCTTGAAGGGCTGGGTTTTAAATAGGTTTAAGAAAAAGGGTTATTGGATTCTTGAATGTTGGTTTAGAGACCACATGTCTCATTTTAGAATCTATTGGAAGCGACATGGTAAACATTGTACTTATATACTCTCCTATGTGTGAACTTTTTCCTTTCTCCATCACAACTAATACCTTTAAATAAGTTTTCAAAACCTTTAGATATCTCCATCATCAACTTGTCATCATCCCCAACTTTAGAGTTGGCTGCTATTGTTTTCGCTCTAATGATAAGTCGATTTAAGTAATAAGAATACATTAAAGTAATtaccaaataaaaatattaagttttataaaattaattttgggcAGAAAATTTTTTCCTCGTTATTTTTCTTTGGGCTGGGTTGGTTGCCTAGGTGCTATTGCTATTGGATGTGGTGGTTGTGCTGGAGGGGGTGTACGCTGCCTGGGTTGGTCTGTTGGTGTTTGTGGTGGGGAAGGCTGTTGTTGGGTTGACTGTGCaggggtattttttttttctttggagTAAGCTTTTTTTCTTTATGGAGGGTTATTTGGTTGAGATGTTTTTGTTTGTCAGCATAGAGGTTGTGAGAGTTGAGGTTGTGAATCTACTGGAAAATTCTCATCAGCTGCTAGGGTAGCAAACACTCTTACATATTCAATCCCATAATCATCAACATTTAAAACAGGGACCTCTACAGCTACAGTATATGCCTGTTAGGCCAAAAGCTGCCCCTTAGCTTCTACTTCCTCTgttttccttctattttcttCCTCCATTAGCCTAATATTTTCAGCCCTGTTCTTCAAATTTTTTGCCCAACTAGCTTCTGATGGCAGTTATCATTAATGGTAATCTGTGCTAATGTACgaaaactcaataatatatggtgaattaaaatattttatgtggtatatggtgaattttagagaaactcagcgatatatcataaaatttccgcattatattttatttatgccGCCATTATACTAATTTGGGGCTTGGTATTACCTTCTAAATTTTTGAAATGTCAAATAACAAACCAATTTACTAAGTCAACATGCATAATTAAGGTAATGATGTAAGATATAATAAAGTCTGAGCCATTAAAAagtttcaaataatttttatacatttttttaaacTCATGCACTTCGTGAATATCATGTTCATATATAAGATAACTGtaatcttaattaattaatattcaaACCATTTGTTGTCAAAAGATAATTACCTCTCCATAATTTGTCTTTTGTATATTGAATTATAATCAGAAAAGATTTATTACTTTCTGGTTTTGGTATATGGTAGTCTGAtggtttgtatgacacttcttttgtttatcaCAATTCCAATGTTGCacaaactagccgttacactCTTCCAACggctatatttttaaaaaatggtatttgacgcaaaaaaaaaagagtaatggtatatggtgaattaataatctaccacaaacggcacactgacggcagttgtcattaatggtattctgtactaactgtaacaccccgatattttcccgatattttcttcccgatatatttaataattcactagtaatattctttctatatatatattttatttattattggacttggtcatgagattggcaatcctttttggcaattagaattatttgggcccaaacttttccttaacccatcttttattttcaaaaaaaaaaaataaataaataaaagagagacttttggtggagcttgtaactcccttaggttaatgaaggatcaaggcattaatcccatataattaacccttcttaattccttaatcattttcattttaacatcCTTTCAAAATTTCTCCTAATttacattcctaactccattacacttcatcatttggtgttttcctttacaattgtaagtgtaattcttaatctatgttgaatcttaagttttaatttaaaattctatgattattatatgttttatcttataattcattatttaatttatgaatttaaaatttcatgtatgattttgagatgtatttttctatctaaattgatgaagaatgtttctttttagggatttagatatgtttatatgtgtgtgaaagatttgtttgatggatgattgtaaagtatatatatatatatatataaaaaaaatggatgctcatagaaaaataTAAGTGGTGttagatatttattttattgattaataggaggaatttataatgttgctagagaaatatatatataaatatatatatgtgaagtgtgtgtgtgtacattgtgtaaaaagaattattttgaggaataaaaattaatttcatagatggtcatgaaaattatgtaaatattgtcgtttagatttaataggaaataaagcattgaaatttatatttttgtgataaaaaaaataaaatgacaaaatcccgtaggtttggaaaatggtgaaaataaagtgtttttggaacatttttggctttgaaattaggttaaaaatacttatactatgttataaattatggaaattggtacccaggggttttgatgccttccagacgcaacggtgaagtcgaattttcagtttgacagctttaagttgagtttctggacagattgtataggctgtcctgttttgtgtatttgcCATGTtttagtatgtgatggatgttaaAGGTATGGAtgtaattgtatgtgtgtgttatggatgatttgaggaaaatgtgtatgtgtgcttatttcccgaatacgattgaaccttgtaggaagtcgattcgtgaccgggaattgattaagacgcttgtgagttggttatcttgcttaaggtatgtacacgcagcgaagttcgcatttagaccgatgtatcatataataatggtatacaaaagtaaagtagggatatatagtatgaataatgttatcttttcgaataaataattttgatatattgttttgataagcagaggtagtatgacctcactaaccttaaagtggacgtagtatgacgtcaattggtggaaatgaattactcgcggtatatgggggcattatgagccaccgcgggggtatgcatacttaaccataggcaccgaagtaaggcgagtgtctatggtagagacttgcttaggggttagctccccctaatgtattgtctcacttatggagtttggagtgtaccggcagtatggctggatagtacagcagtatggctgactaatcttcacatgaaaataataattcttaataagcatgatcgaagcgtacggttctgtgaattttcagctaataaattaaaactttctcttgtgttattatttatttgatatgcgacgtttgctgacgtgtacttttggtcttaacgaccctgcgatgatgttgtttcctatctggcaatgactagcagtaagttaagttgtaggtttggggagtgaggattgacccttgaagaaataaatcattagaattttctagttaagtttgaagaacatttggtttttatgaggcgattttcgttctcaagttgtaataagtagatttaacttttcgttcttatccgctgctaagaatttcttattatctagtagttcataataacgctaatagaactcgatccgcacgttttccttaacttcaaaaccgttttaaactgttttctaacatcccggtttgactcggattatagttgtctcgtttttaaaaggttatcttctcttttcgtacgacccgagttattccgagatgttacaattggtatcagagcgagagttttatttagtgttatttatctaaattGTTAGACtaacgcaaaaaaaaataatgacgaaattaaaggggtagacattaaggggatatgatgtgttttgcttggtgtctttaagcatgatgttatggataattttgttatgtgcttgttagatattttgttgatgaattatgatattatttgagctTGGAAATTGATTGTTCCTTTGCTCTTTCTTTCATTCGTGAGTCATTGATTacgaacattttttttatctgtcatggataaaggaaaaagacctgcTGAAGGGGAAAGTAGTACCCTAGAAGAACCATGGAGAGCCTTAGTAAATGTACCAGTCTGGGCAGagatagaaaaattaaaaaaatttgggaCAAGAAAAAAGGAGAGAGTGAGCTAGATTATAAGCGCAGGATGGAGATGATCTATAAAAAGTCTCAACAagtttatgagggaataatagCTGAGGAAATTGCTGAGTTGAATGAGAGAATTGCTCAATTGGAGCGAGAGTTTGATAGATGGGATAGAGGAATGGATGTTGTAGACAATGAGAGATGTGAGAATGCTGAAGCTAGTAGGGCAGGGGTTGAGATTGTTGAGGAAGATGTTCCAGTGGTCGACCCTAACTCAGTTCTGTAGATAGATTTTGATGAGGAGGATCCTGAAGAGGATCTAGAAGAAGATCCCGAGGAAGTCCCCGAAGAAGGTCTGGAGGAAAATACTTAGGGAAATTTTGAGGAGGAGGCTGAAGAGTTTTATGAGAATAGTGCGGAAGGGGGATATAATGCTGATATGGAGGTAGAAGCAACTGATAGGGAAGATATTATGAGCGAGAGTGATAGTGATATTACAATGTGGGAAAAAAATATTACCCGAACTAAAAATTGTTGACCTTTCAGATTTTGAGGAACAACTAGATATGAGTGACTCCCTACCCATAGAGACACCCACTGATTCTGATAGCACATCCAGTGACGACTCcggggatgctgattttgaccctgacttatatgaggaagatcgggaccgtatggatgcatcgccttttactatatgatcttgcttttgattgtagtatttatgcttatgattttatatgactattttcacgctaataatgatgtatggatattctgtcgagaagtttcttctgttttgttttgacaATATGGTTACGAAGAACGGTGATTATTTGGGATTTTGTacccaagtattttggaatttaataatatgttatggcagagtatgcgagttgaattataatatcatcttgattttctgtttaattatttataaccttttCTCATTAGCTGAATTTGTGAAGTTTGATATATCATGAATTTTGAAATGTTTTGAATATTGagcattagtataattaattaaaataattatttttatttggtggAAGCTTAGGAGCTGATTAACAGGCCAAACTTTTTAATTCTACCAACTATTAGGATAGACTTCCTTATCTCTAAGAAGTTATATTAGCCTAAGTTTTGTTTAATCTCGATGatggaaatagaatatttatatataccttgtttattaaaatgtagTATACCTTCCGTCATGCCTCCATTCTTGAGAAAGAACGGAAATAGAGGTGATTCTGACCGTGTACTTCGGAACCTAGTGAAAGCCCTAGTTGGTACAAGAAACCCCAGACAGAAATCCTTGGAAGAGAGGGCTTCAtcgattagtaagagaatagcccagagtaagccCTTTACTTATGATGGGAAAACACAACCTTCTGCGCTGGAAAACTGGCTTCGAgagtttgacaaactctttAGTGTAGTTCGATGTCCCGCGGAATTTATGGTCGACCAGGCTGCATTTTATCTGGTCGAAGATGATGACtactggtggacacatagtaaggcgAGGCTGATAAAGGAGAATGATGGTGAATTAAGCTGGGAGCGTTAAGGATCAATTCTATCCCCCTCACGTGAGgacagataagtcaaacgagtTTGCTAGGTTTGAAATGGGGAATTTGACTATGGATgagtattatcagaaatttatggaatttcTGAaactaaaacaaagaaaatgcaaCGCTTCGAATTGGGTTTATCGTACGAgattcaaaaacacattgagatcgATAGGTACGATACTTTAGACCAGTTATATAAGAGGGCAGCCCAGATATGAAATGTTATTAGGAAGGAGCAGGAGAAGTTGGCCCATAGTGGGGACAAAAGGAGGGAACCTATGTTCCGGAATGCAGAGAGCGGGAGTAATCATGCACAAAACCACTTTAAGAAACACAAAACCTATGGggttatcaagaaaaagtgtACTAGCCAGGACAGTCAAGTAAAGGTGGGAGAGGTTCGATATCTGAGGCTAGGGTACAGAAACCAATTTATGACCGCAAtggaaaggaaagaatttataacTGTAAGAGATGCCAGAAAAATCATCCAGGGAGAGATTGTCGGGGAGCATTAGTGGACTGTTCATACTGTGGTAAATCGGGTCATAGAATGTATGAGTGTTATGCTCGATTGGGACAACAAGAACCTCAAGGGGGGAATCACAGAGGTTTTCCACAACAACGCTTCGGTAATGGTCGAAGTGGCAATGACACGGGAAATGGAAATCAAAACGGTGTTTGTTTTGGTAGAAACCCTGGGGGTGTCTCAAACCTTAGGTTTTAAAGAAATCATTCCGGAATTCAGCAACCTCAAGGGAATGCTAGGAATGAGAACTTTCCTAGACAACGAGGTAGTCAAGGAGGCACTACGCTAGTCTCTCACAATTATGGCAGACTATCAGCAGTTAACGCTAGGGAAGCAGCACAAGTGTCCGATGTGGTCACAAGTActttttgcatcaattcaaagtctgttaaagttctttttgattctggtgcatcgtactcGTCTATTTCTAAATCTAGATTTAAAGACTTAGGATTGGAAAATCCCAAGAAAACATCTTTCTCAGTCGCTAATCCTTCCGGAGAGACCTCTCATTGTAGTATGTTATTTCGTGGGGCGTCGGTCAATATAGGAAAGACAAAATTCTCGAGTGATTTGTTTTCTTTGGAAATGGAAGGTCTAGATGTAatccttgggatggattggttgggtAGATATAAGGCAGTGATAGATTGTGAGGGACAATCTGTAACGCTAAGCGGACCCCgaggagagaaatttaaatatagGAAGTTTCCTAAGGGACCCAAGGTAAAAAAATCGTGTCGTCCTTAGAAGCAAGGAAGCTAATCAAGCAGGGACAACCATGGTTTTTCtgtagtataagtaaggtgGAGGTGCGGAAGGTTCGAATTGATGATATTCCTGTAGTCCGTGACTTCAAGGATGTATTTCCAAAAGAGCTTCCAGGCATGCCACCGAAAAGAGACGTGGACTTTTCAATCGATTTGGTGCCTcggacagggccaatttcaaaagccccTTATCTTATGGCTCCAAAGGAAATGGAAGAATTAAAGGTGCAATTAGAGGAGTTGTTAAAAAAGGGTTATATAGACCTAGCATCTCTCCCTGGGGAGCCCCGGTATTATTTGTGAGGAAAAAGGATgcaacgatgcgtctctgtattgattatagAGAACTCAATAAAGTcacaattaagaataaatatccGTTACGACGgattgatgatctttttgatcagttgcaaggggcaggagtctttccTAAGATTGAATTACGATCAGGGTATCACCAGTTGCGCATTAAGAAGGAGGATATTAATAAGTCAGCTTTTCGAACCAGATATGGACATTTTGAATTCACTGTAGTGCCTTTTGGATTAACCAATGCACTTGCtgcatttatggggttgatgaatagAGTTTTTAATGCATGTCTTGATAAGTGTGTAGtggtttttattgatgatatgtTGGTATATTCTAAGAGTCGTGAAGAGCATCAAGAACATTTAAGAGTAGTCTTGCAAATTCTTCGAGAAAATGAattatatgctaagttttcaaagtgcGAATTCTGGTTAGAACAGgtggcttttctaggtcacCTTGTTTCTAAAAATGGATCTTTGTTGATCCGACAAAGATAAAAGCAGTCCGAGACTGGCCTGCACCCCAAAATGTTACGGATATTCGAAGTTTCTTGGGTTTGGCAAggtactatcgtcgttttgtgaaggatttttctCGTGTCGCTCGTCTGctaacatccttgatgaagaaggagaagaagttcgaatggaccgaggagtgtgagaagaCATTTCaattgttgaaggagaagttaactacagctccagtgttgaccttacctgatccatctttggaatattcCGTCTACAGCgatgcttccaaacatggattaggttgtgttttacgtgtcaaaaggtcaaGAGTGAGCATAAGAGACCTGCCGGATTATTACAACCTCTTGAAATTTCGGTATGGAAATGGGACGAAATTTCCATGGACTTTGTGTTGGGTTTGCCTCGAACAAGAGCCGGTAATGAAACTCTTTGGTTTATCGTGGACAGACTTACTAAGTCGGGAAGGTTTATTCCAATGaattgtaagtgggatatggaacaacttgcttgtgcttatattaagtacgtgattcgctatcatggaatacctcgtactattgtttCTGATCGGGATACTCAATATTTGTCACATTTATGGAAATCACTACAACAAGCGTTGGGGACCACccttcttcatagtacgtccttccacccaatgaccgatggtcagacggaacgcgtcaatcaaatactggaggacatgttgagagcgATAGCCATGGAAAGGCAAGGTttatgggatgaacatttggatctggtagagttctcttataataacagtcaccaagctacgattcaaatggctccgtttgaagcactttatggtcgtaagtgccgtagtcctgtatgctgggatgatttactgaatctgtcaccttaggacctgaaaTGCTTGTTCAGATGACCGaacaagtaaagttaattcgcgagaaaatgaaagcagcccaagatagacaaatgtcgtacgccgatctccgacgtcggcctgatgaatTTGAAGCGGGTGACAAGTATCTACTTCATGTGTCTCCAATGAAAGGAGTAGTTcgctttggtgctcgtggaatgTTAAGCCCACGTTTCATAGGTCCTTATGACATTGTGGAGAAAGTAGGGAAGTTAGCCTATCGGTTAGCATTGCCTAATGCTCAGGGTAAGGTGCACGACGTTTTTCACATTTCTCAGTTGAAGCGTTACGTCGCAGTCTcttctcatgtattagatccagagccattagaacttgatgagagcctaacctatGAGGAACAGCCTGTCCGGATATTGAAtaagaaggtccgtagtactcgTCGGAAGGatatcaccatggttaaattattatggtccaatcaccgctcacaagaggcaacctgGGAGACGGAAGACTCCATGCGAGAGCAGTATCCTCAGCTTTTctctcaggttagtaagttacggggacgtaacttcgttAAGGGGGGTGGAAGGCGATAGGATTTTCGTGCGATTCATGTTTTGGGTTGCTTTGTGTACGTGTGTATAGTGATTAAGttcgttttacttgttttgtggttatgtgttatgataagtgtggttttggggtcaaaacctttttaaggggggtagtctgtaacaccccgatattttcccgatattttcttcccgatatatttaataattcactagtaatattctttctatatatatattttatttattattgggcttggtcatgagattggcaatcctttttggcaattagaattatttgggcccaaacttttccttaacccatcttttattttcaaaaaaaaaaataaataaataaaagagagacttttggtggagcttgtaactcccttaggttaatgaaggatcaaggcattaatcccatataattaacccttcttaattccttaatcattttcattttaacatcCTTTCAAAATTTCTCCTAATttacattcctaactccattacacttcatcatttggtgttttcctttacaattgtaagtgtaattcttaatctatattgaatcttaagttttaatttaaaattctatgattattatatgttttatcttataattcatatttaatttatgaatttaaaatttcatgtatgattttgagatgtatttttctatctaaattgatgaagaatgtttcatTTTAGGgatttagatatgtttatatgtgtgtgaaggatttgtttgatggatgattgtaaaTGTAGAAATACTAaaggatgatcgaatgcaacaagaggggggggtgaattgttgtgtagtaggtttaagatatttgcctctaattttttgcggaattatattaagtaaaggacaaaaacttaaacttaaaaacgaaaagaaaaataataaaggagacaaggatttttacgtggaaaccttcttggcctaataagaaggaaaaaccacgaccccccgggatttcaaaattctcactatgtttaggcaattagttacaattacacaaaacaatgtttgcttcacttgaagcttctcaattctctaaatgctttacacaaagcttctctacttaggcctacttctcttctcttctcttctcttctcttctcttctcttctcttctctccttctctttctcttctctcgattctattctctattcccttagacttcccataagtctaattacaacaaaacactcaattaccctttacaaggccaattctcattaagatcaa
This region includes:
- the LOC130820925 gene encoding uncharacterized protein LOC130820925, which encodes MYECYARLGQQEPQGGNHRGFPQQRFGNGRSGNDTGNGNQNGQPQGNARNENFPRQRGSQGGTTLVSHNYGRLSAVNAREAAQVSDVVTSTFCINSKFKDLGLENPKKTSFSVANPSGETSHCSMLFRGASVNIGKTKFSSDLFSLEMEGLDVILGMDWLGRYKAVIDCEGQSVTLSGPRGEKFKYRKFPKGPKGQPWFFCSISKVEVRKVRIDDIPVVRDFKDVFPKELPGMPPKRDVDFSIDLVPRTGPISKAPYLMAPKEMEELKVQLEELLKKGYIDLASLPGEPRYYL